In one Vanacampus margaritifer isolate UIUO_Vmar chromosome 11, RoL_Vmar_1.0, whole genome shotgun sequence genomic region, the following are encoded:
- the LOC144060490 gene encoding uncharacterized protein YafE-like isoform X2 encodes MAHRLFEGKEHAASYWKFRISPSDDLIQHVLTFVGKQKGGPLLLAVDVGCGSGQSTVQLAKHFESVVGTDVSPAQLEVALQHTREPNVTYRQSVAEELPFADSSVDLITAMSAFHWFDRRRFLREVHRVLKPRACLALLNYTIDMEVDYPGCCLQSLNQVCKEFYAALHPYRSPHLGANSIELYRESYNSIPYANKEWHECVCVKMPMPLRSYMGLVESFSSYQVLLREDPEKAARLSQDICQRVKCRVK; translated from the exons ATGGCTCACCGTCTGTTTGAAGGCAAAGAGCATGCCGCGTCATATTGGAAGTTTCGGATTTCTCCGTCGGATGACCTGATTCAGCATGTGCTTACATTTGTGGGAAAACAG AAAGGTGGGCCCTTATTGCTGGCCGTGGACGTGGGCTGCGGCTCGGGTCAAAGCACGGTGCAACTGGCCAAACACTTTGAATCCGTAGTGGGCACGGATGTGAGCCCTGCCCAGCTGGAGGTGGCTTTGCAGCACACTCGAGAGCCAAACGTCACCTATAG ACAGAGCGTGGCTGAGGAGCTGCCGTTTGCTGACAGCTCAGTGGACCTGATAACAGCCATGTCCGCCTTCCACTGGTTTGACAGGCGGCGCTTTCTTCGGGAAGTCCACAGGGTCCTGAAGCCTCGCGCTTGCTTGGCTCTGCTCAACTACACCATCGATATGGAAGTGGACTACCCGGGCTGCTGCCTGCAGTCACTCAACCAAGTGTGCAAAGAG TTCTACGCAGCTTTGCATCCTTACCGCAGTCCTCACCTCGGTGCAAATTCTATTGAGTTGTACCGGGAGTCCTACAATTCCATCCCTTATGCTAACAAAGAGTG gcatgaatgtgtgtgcgtgaagatGCCAATGCCACTGCGCAGCTACATGGGCTTGGTGGAATCTTTCTCCAGCTATCAGGTTCTGTTGAGGGAAGACCCGGAGAAGGCCGCCAGGCTCTCTCAGGACATTTGTCAAAG GGTTAAATGTCGTGTGAAGTGA
- the LOC144060490 gene encoding uncharacterized protein LOC144060490 isoform X1, producing the protein MAHRLFEGKEHAASYWKFRISPSDDLIQHVLTFVGKQKGGPLLLAVDVGCGSGQSTVQLAKHFESVVGTDVSPAQLEVALQHTREPNVTYRQSVAEELPFADSSVDLITAMSAFHWFDRRRFLREVHRVLKPRACLALLNYTIDMEVDYPGCCLQSLNQVCKEFYAALHPYRSPHLGANSIELYRESYNSIPYANKEWHECVCVKMPMPLRSYMGLVESFSSYQVLLREDPEKAARLSQDICQRLMTIMKVTSAETEVVVGVKYFYLMASKNGPGDM; encoded by the exons ATGGCTCACCGTCTGTTTGAAGGCAAAGAGCATGCCGCGTCATATTGGAAGTTTCGGATTTCTCCGTCGGATGACCTGATTCAGCATGTGCTTACATTTGTGGGAAAACAG AAAGGTGGGCCCTTATTGCTGGCCGTGGACGTGGGCTGCGGCTCGGGTCAAAGCACGGTGCAACTGGCCAAACACTTTGAATCCGTAGTGGGCACGGATGTGAGCCCTGCCCAGCTGGAGGTGGCTTTGCAGCACACTCGAGAGCCAAACGTCACCTATAG ACAGAGCGTGGCTGAGGAGCTGCCGTTTGCTGACAGCTCAGTGGACCTGATAACAGCCATGTCCGCCTTCCACTGGTTTGACAGGCGGCGCTTTCTTCGGGAAGTCCACAGGGTCCTGAAGCCTCGCGCTTGCTTGGCTCTGCTCAACTACACCATCGATATGGAAGTGGACTACCCGGGCTGCTGCCTGCAGTCACTCAACCAAGTGTGCAAAGAG TTCTACGCAGCTTTGCATCCTTACCGCAGTCCTCACCTCGGTGCAAATTCTATTGAGTTGTACCGGGAGTCCTACAATTCCATCCCTTATGCTAACAAAGAGTG gcatgaatgtgtgtgcgtgaagatGCCAATGCCACTGCGCAGCTACATGGGCTTGGTGGAATCTTTCTCCAGCTATCAGGTTCTGTTGAGGGAAGACCCGGAGAAGGCCGCCAGGCTCTCTCAGGACATTTGTCAAAG GTTGATGACCATCATGAAGGTGACCTCTGCGGAGACAGAAGTGGTAGTGGGTGTCAAGTATTTCTACCTGATGGCTAGCAAAAATGGCCCAGGTGACATGTGA
- the LOC144060489 gene encoding creatine kinase, testis isozyme-like, which produces MANRKQRGLTATDEFPDLSQHKNHMAKFLTQDMYATFKERSTRSGFTIDGVIQTGVDNPGHPYIMTVGCVAGDEESYEVYKELFDLVIEDRHGGYKPTDTHKTDLNPGNLVGGDDLDANYVLSSRVRTGRSIRGFCLPPHCTRGERRALEKLSIEALGSLTGDLSGKYYALKNMSDAEQQQLIDDHFLFDKPVSPLLLASRMARDWPDGRGIWHNESKTFLVWVNEEDHLRVISMQKGGNIKEVFTRFCTGLAEIEARFKEKGRVFMWNEHLGYILTCPSNLGTGLRAGVHVKLPNLGKHADFEEVLKRLRLQKRGTGGVDTDAVDGVFDISNADRLGFSEVELVQMVVDGVKMLVDMEKNLEKEESIDDLMPNQK; this is translated from the exons ATGGCCAACCGCAAACAGAGGGGGCTGACGGCCACGGACGAGTTCCCAGACCTCAGTCAGCACAAGAACCACATGGCCAAGTTCCTGACTCAGGACATGTACGCCACGTTTAAGGAGAGGTCCACTCGCAGTGGCTTTACCATCGACGGCGTCATTCAGACCGGAGTGGACAATCCCG GTCACCCCTACATCATGACCGTGGGCTGCGTGGCTGGAGATGAGGAGTCCTACGAAGTGTACAAAGAGCTTTTCGACCTTGTGATTGAGGACAGGCATGGCGGATACAAGCCCACAGACACGCACAAGACCGATCTCAACCCAGGGAACCTCGTG GGCGGCGACGACCTGGACGCCAACTATGTTCTTAGCTCCCGTGTCCGAACAGGCCGCAGCATCCGCGGCTTCTGCCTGCCACCACACTGCACCAGAGGGGAGAGGCGTGCTTTGGAGAAGCTGTCCATTGAAG CGTTGGGCTCTCTGACTGGAGACCTGAGCGGCAAGTACTACGCCTTGAAGAACATGTCGGAtgcggagcagcagcagctgatCGAtgaccacttcctgtttgacaaGCCCGTGTCTCCTCTGCTGCTGGCCTCCAGGATGGCCCGCGACTGGCCCGACGGCAGAGGCATCTG GCACAACGAAAGCAAGACCTTCCTGGTGTGGGTGAACGAGGAGGACCATCTGCGCGTCATTTCCATGCAGAAAGGAGGCAACATAAAGGAAGTGTTCACCCGCTTCTGCACTGGACTGGCAGAG ATCGAAGCCAGGTTCAAGGAAAAAGGCCGCGTCTTCATGTGGAACGAGCACTTGGGCTACATCCTGACCTGCCCCTCCAACCTGGGCACCGGCCTGCGTGCCGGCGTACACGTAAAGCTGCCAAACCTGGGCAAGCATGCCGATTTCGAGGAAGTTCTCAAGAGGCTGCGTCTGCAAAAACGCGGAACTG GTGGCGTGGACACAGACGCTGTGGATGGAGTCTTCGACATCTCCAACGCAGACAGACTGGGATTCTCCGAGGTGGAGCTTGTGCAGATGGTGGTGGATGGTGTCAAGATGCTGGTGGACATGGAGAAGAATTTAGAGAAGGAGGAGTCCATTGATGATCTTATGCCCAACCAGAAATAG
- the ube2f gene encoding NEDD8-conjugating enzyme UBE2F, whose protein sequence is MLTLASKLKRNDGAQTARAGAVSDATHRVSIRDRLLTKEVAELEANLPSTCKANFPDEDKLHHFQLAVSPDEGYYQSGRFQFEINVPEAYNMVPPKVRCLTRIWHPNITENGEICLSLLREHSIDGTGWAPTRTLKDVVWGLNSLFTDLLNFDDPLNIDAAEHHLRDKEDFRNKVQDYIKQHAR, encoded by the exons ATGCTTACGCTGGCCAGTAAACTGAAGCGGAATGACGGCGCACAGACGGCCCGAGCCGGCGCAGTCTCCGACGCCACTCACAGGGTCTCCATCAGGGACCGTCTCCTTACCAAAG AAGTTGCCGAACTTGAAGCCAATCTTCCTA GTACATGCAAAGCCAATTTCCCAGATGAGGACAAGCTGCACCATTTTCAGCTGGCAGTGTCTCCTG ATGAAGGTTACTACCAAAGTGGCAGGTTTCAGTTTGAAATAAATGTGCCTGAAGCCTATAACATGGTG CCTCCAAAAGTGAGATGTCTGACCAGAATATGGCATCCTAATATCACCGAGAACGGGGAGATCTGCCTGAG TCTACTGCGTGAACATTCTATTGACGGCACAGGGTGGGCCCCCACCAGAACGTTAAAG gACGTGGTCTGGGGATTGAACTCGTTGTTTACT GACTTGTTGAATTTTGATGACCCGTTGAACATTGACGCGGCTGAACATCATTTGAGAGACAAG